In one window of Nocardia brasiliensis DNA:
- a CDS encoding NCS2 family permease yields MTQVQTHSSVPEPATGRSALDRYFRLSERKTSVSREIRGGITTFVAMAYVILLVPLIIGGVQDVDGNTLSIAQLTTATAFSAGLSTILMGLVGNVPLALAAGLGVVPVVAFQAAPHMTWPQAMGLVVLMGVIIVILAATGLRTMIINAIPLALKNAIGVGIGMFIAMIGLVSAGVVGHGAQTGPPVTLGAGGHLSGWPVVIFAVGLLLMLALFIRKVPGAILISIAIATVLAIVVNSLAKIDPKTWGPVVPEKPSGLFAAPDFGLLFDIDLIGGFAKAGGLVAGVVLFTLVLTGFFDAMGTVFGVCDEAGLLDEKGTMPGLGKVLTVDGVGQIIGGLSGGAGNTVYVESATGVGEGARTGLTSVVTGGLFCLAVFFTPLAAVVPIQAAAPALVLVGALMMTQARKIDWSDLEVAVPAFLTIVLMPFTYSITNGVGAGVIAYVVIKAARGKFREIHWLIWVVGVVFAGYFGISAIELLLGG; encoded by the coding sequence ATGACCCAAGTACAGACCCACTCCTCCGTACCGGAGCCGGCCACCGGAAGGTCCGCGCTCGACCGATATTTTCGGTTGAGCGAACGCAAAACCTCGGTATCACGCGAGATCCGCGGCGGCATCACCACTTTCGTCGCGATGGCCTACGTTATCCTGCTCGTTCCGCTGATCATCGGCGGGGTACAGGATGTCGACGGCAACACCCTCAGCATCGCCCAACTCACCACGGCCACCGCGTTTTCCGCGGGCCTGAGCACCATTCTGATGGGTTTGGTCGGCAACGTGCCGCTGGCGCTGGCCGCGGGGCTGGGCGTGGTACCGGTGGTCGCTTTCCAGGCGGCACCGCACATGACCTGGCCGCAGGCCATGGGCCTGGTCGTGCTGATGGGCGTGATCATCGTGATCCTGGCCGCCACCGGGTTGCGCACGATGATCATCAACGCCATCCCGCTCGCGCTCAAGAACGCCATCGGCGTCGGGATCGGCATGTTCATCGCGATGATCGGCCTGGTATCGGCCGGGGTGGTCGGGCACGGCGCGCAGACCGGCCCGCCGGTCACCCTCGGCGCGGGCGGACACCTTTCCGGTTGGCCGGTGGTGATTTTCGCGGTCGGGCTGCTGTTGATGCTGGCGCTGTTCATCCGGAAGGTGCCCGGCGCCATCCTGATCAGCATCGCCATCGCCACGGTGCTCGCCATCGTGGTCAACTCGCTGGCGAAGATCGATCCGAAGACCTGGGGTCCGGTCGTGCCGGAGAAGCCGAGCGGGTTGTTCGCCGCGCCGGACTTCGGCCTGCTGTTCGACATCGACCTGATCGGCGGGTTCGCCAAGGCCGGCGGGCTGGTGGCCGGTGTCGTGCTGTTCACCCTGGTGCTCACCGGGTTCTTCGACGCCATGGGCACCGTGTTCGGGGTGTGCGACGAGGCGGGGCTGCTCGACGAGAAGGGCACCATGCCCGGACTCGGCAAGGTGCTGACCGTCGACGGTGTCGGCCAGATCATCGGTGGTCTCAGCGGCGGGGCGGGCAACACCGTCTATGTCGAGTCCGCGACGGGCGTCGGTGAGGGCGCACGTACCGGCTTGACCAGTGTGGTGACCGGTGGATTGTTCTGCCTCGCGGTGTTTTTCACCCCGCTGGCCGCGGTGGTGCCGATCCAGGCCGCCGCACCCGCGCTGGTGCTGGTCGGCGCGCTGATGATGACGCAGGCCCGCAAGATCGACTGGTCGGACCTGGAAGTCGCGGTGCCCGCCTTCCTGACCATCGTGCTGATGCCGTTCACCTACTCGATCACCAACGGGGTCGGCGCGGGTGTGATCGCCTACGTGGTGATCAAGGCGGCCCGCGGAAAGTTCCGCGAAATCCATTGGCTCATCTGGGTGGTCGGGGTGGTGTTCGCCGGCTACTTCGGCATCTCGGCCATCGAACTACTGCTCGGCGGATAG
- a CDS encoding XdhC family protein: MRDLATELLHLHAAGKSYAVATVIGVSGSAPRPPGAALAVDAEGIVIGSISGGCVEGAVYELCREALRTGQPVRESFGYSDEDAFAVGLTCGGTIEVFVQPITPAQFDTIEALLRSVEPVALVRDVNTGATMALGSWWTLGATFDPVVAAEARAMLDAGSTGLRVIGCDDREVTVFVESAVPPPRMIVFGAIDFAAALTRIGRFLGYHVTVCDARPLFATKARFPDADEVVVDWPDRYLRHTAVDARTVLCVLTHDPKFDIPLLELALRMPVAYVGAMGSRRTHEDRMAGLRSAGLSETELSALHSPIGLDLGGRTPEETAVAIAAEIVAVRRGGSAQPLRASGGPIHRDLIPTW; this comes from the coding sequence ATGCGTGACCTCGCGACAGAACTCCTGCACTTGCACGCGGCGGGCAAGTCCTACGCCGTCGCCACAGTTATCGGCGTCAGCGGCAGTGCGCCGCGACCGCCCGGCGCCGCCCTCGCGGTCGACGCCGAAGGCATTGTCATCGGCAGCATTTCCGGTGGCTGCGTCGAGGGCGCGGTGTACGAGCTCTGCCGCGAGGCACTGCGCACCGGGCAGCCGGTGCGCGAAAGTTTCGGCTACAGCGACGAGGACGCCTTCGCCGTCGGGCTGACCTGCGGCGGCACCATCGAGGTGTTCGTCCAGCCGATCACCCCCGCGCAGTTCGACACCATCGAGGCGCTGCTGCGCTCGGTCGAGCCGGTCGCGCTGGTCCGGGACGTGAACACCGGCGCCACCATGGCTTTGGGGTCATGGTGGACGCTCGGTGCCACCTTCGACCCGGTGGTCGCGGCGGAGGCGCGGGCCATGCTCGACGCGGGCAGCACCGGCCTGCGGGTCATCGGCTGCGACGACCGGGAGGTCACGGTGTTCGTCGAGTCCGCCGTGCCGCCGCCGCGGATGATCGTCTTCGGCGCTATCGATTTCGCCGCGGCGCTCACCCGGATCGGTCGGTTTCTCGGCTATCACGTCACCGTCTGCGACGCCCGTCCGTTGTTCGCCACAAAGGCACGCTTTCCGGACGCCGACGAGGTCGTGGTCGACTGGCCCGACCGGTATCTGCGGCACACCGCGGTAGACGCGCGCACCGTGCTGTGCGTCCTGACCCATGATCCCAAGTTCGATATCCCGTTGCTGGAGTTGGCCTTACGGATGCCTGTCGCCTACGTGGGCGCGATGGGGTCGCGCCGCACGCACGAGGACCGGATGGCGGGACTGCGCAGCGCGGGCCTGTCGGAAACCGAACTGTCCGCGCTGCATTCACCGATCGGACTCGATCTCGGCGGACGCACCCCCGAGGAGACCGCGGTAGCCATCGCCGCGGAGATCGTCGCGGTCCGCCGCGGCGGTTCGGCGCAGCCGTTGCGCGCGAGCGGCGGACCGATTCATCGCGACCTGATCCCCACGTGGTGA
- a CDS encoding allophanate hydrolase-related protein: protein MPLIFLNGSAMRGGPLNHLLRGAPFAGEAKTAPRYRFFSVGDRFPGLDPAADGGDSISGELFDVPMDVLREYLLPAEPPELELGAIELDDGRSVLSMVLRKPPTSYPELIDITRVGSWKKYREGAE, encoded by the coding sequence ATGCCGTTGATTTTTCTGAACGGTTCCGCCATGCGCGGAGGGCCGCTCAATCATCTGCTGCGCGGGGCGCCTTTCGCGGGTGAAGCGAAAACCGCGCCGCGCTACCGGTTCTTCTCGGTGGGCGACCGATTCCCCGGTCTGGACCCCGCCGCGGACGGTGGCGACTCGATCAGCGGCGAGCTGTTCGACGTGCCCATGGACGTGCTGCGGGAATATCTGCTGCCCGCCGAGCCGCCCGAACTGGAGTTGGGCGCGATCGAACTCGACGACGGCCGCTCGGTGCTGTCGATGGTGCTGCGCAAGCCGCCGACGTCCTACCCGGAGCTGATCGACATCACCCGCGTCGGCAGTTGGAAGAAATATCGCGAAGGAGCTGAGTGA
- a CDS encoding hydroxypyruvate isomerase family protein, whose translation MKHYAGESGLPKFDVNCSILFTDLPLLQRPAAAKAAGFDAVEFWWPFGENPTPEDKEIDAFVRALDDAGVALVGLNFLDLIPAGRGLVSVPGEAARFRDNIEVAVGIAERTGCRALNALYGNRIAGEDPARQDELALENLRLAARAAARIDAVVLVEALNAHESPHYPIVSAEHAVRVIEQTGEPNVRFLCDLYHLARMDENLIEVIERYAPHIGHVQIADDPGRGRPGTGELDFAGLFAALADAGYDGWIGLEYKDPELDWKWMRA comes from the coding sequence GTGAAGCATTACGCAGGGGAGTCCGGTCTCCCGAAATTCGACGTCAACTGCTCTATTCTTTTCACGGATCTGCCGCTGTTGCAGCGGCCCGCCGCGGCCAAGGCCGCGGGATTCGACGCCGTCGAATTCTGGTGGCCCTTCGGCGAGAATCCGACGCCCGAGGACAAGGAAATCGACGCGTTCGTGCGCGCGCTCGACGATGCCGGTGTGGCACTGGTCGGGCTGAACTTCCTCGATCTGATTCCGGCGGGGCGTGGGCTGGTGTCGGTGCCCGGCGAAGCCGCGCGCTTCCGGGACAACATCGAAGTGGCCGTCGGGATCGCGGAGCGCACCGGGTGCCGCGCGTTGAACGCGCTGTACGGCAACCGGATCGCGGGCGAGGACCCGGCGCGACAGGACGAGCTCGCGCTGGAGAACCTGCGCCTGGCCGCTCGCGCCGCCGCGCGGATCGATGCCGTCGTCTTGGTCGAGGCGCTCAATGCCCATGAGTCGCCGCACTATCCGATCGTCAGCGCCGAACACGCCGTGCGCGTGATCGAGCAGACCGGCGAGCCCAACGTGCGCTTCCTCTGCGACCTTTACCACCTCGCCCGGATGGACGAGAACCTGATCGAGGTGATCGAGCGCTACGCGCCCCATATCGGTCACGTGCAGATCGCGGACGACCCCGGTCGCGGCAGGCCGGGCACCGGCGAACTCGATTTCGCCGGCCTGTTCGCCGCCCTCGCCGACGCAGGCTACGACGGCTGGATCGGCCTCGAATACAAAGACCCAGAGCTGGATTGGAAGTGGATGCGGGCATGA